Proteins from a single region of Apium graveolens cultivar Ventura chromosome 7, ASM990537v1, whole genome shotgun sequence:
- the LOC141673664 gene encoding uncharacterized protein LOC141673664, producing MEKVKKKEQATIVEMFVLLQAKKGEANVMKRILDRYAVMSGQVINFNKSAITFSSNTTTTDRVEVCEQLQVQEKETPGKYLGIPMHIGRNKKSVFSCLIDKVEQKLQAWSAQNISKAGKVILLKTSAQSVPNFWMNLLLLPTDICTMLEKRMNSYWWRGGNYQKGIRWTAWDRLCESKEGVDWDLGD from the exons ATGGAGAAAGTTAAGAAAAAGGAACAGGCTACAATTGTAGAAATGTTTGTTCTATTACAG GCAAAAAAGGGTGAAGCAAATGTTATGAAACGCATCCTGGACAGATATGCTGTAATGTCGGGCCAGGTAATTAATTTTAACAAATCAGCGATTACGTTCTCCTCAAATACTACTACTACTGATAGAGTAGAAGTGTGTGAACAACTTCAAGTGCAGGAAAAGGAAACACCAGGTAAATACCTGGGTATACCAATGCATATAGGGAGAAATAAAAAGTCAGTATTCAGTTGCTTGATTGATAAAGTTGAGCAAAAGCTTCAAGCGTGGAGTGCACAAAACATTTCAAAAGCGGGAAAAGTCATTTTACTGAAGACATCTGCCCAATCAGTTCCAAACTTTTGGATGAACCTCTTGTTACTTCCTACGGACATATGTACTATGCTAGAGAAGAGAATGAACTCATATTGGTGGAGGGGCGGTAATTATCAGAAGGGTATTAGGTGGACAGCATGGGATCGTCTGTGCGAAAGTAAAGAGGGGGTGGACTGGGATTTAGGAGACTAA
- the LOC141673665 gene encoding uncharacterized protein LOC141673665: MGILDPDRVGEDQNIFQVFEGLFASRRNDQCAQIGLVCWGLWHRRNLWVWEHKNMSMSRLKYMVQSMLQEWKEAQKECYQHMTELQVQVWRKPPPGWVKINVDASCRADKHYVGAGWVIRDEKGGFLRAKTSRIMGRLQAREAEAWSFKEALKWTHSWRAYKCVFELDAKEVVEAINGSNVTSYFHFIIDECKDVL; the protein is encoded by the coding sequence ATGGGCATTTTAGACCCTGATAGAGTAGGAGAAGACCAGAATATTTTCCAGGTGTTTGAAGGTTTATTTGCTTCTAGGAGAAATGATCAGTGTGCACAAATAGGGTTGGTTTGTTGGGGGCTATGGCATCGACGAAATCTGTGGGTATGGGAGCACAAAAATATGTCAATGTCCAGACTTAAATATATGGTACAATCCATGTTGCAAGAATGGAAGGAAGCTCAGAAAGAGTGTTACCAGCACATGACAGAGCTACAAGTGCAAGTATGGCGTAAACCTCCCCCGGGTTGGGTTAAAATCAACGTGGATGCATCATGTCGAGCTGATAAACATTATGTAGGTGCAGGGTGGGTTATTCGGGATGAAAAGGGTGGTTTTCTGAGAGCTAAAACAAGTCGAATAATGGGTCGACTTCAAGCAAGAGAAGCTGAAGCCTGGAGTTTCAAGGAGGCCCTAAAATGGACGCACAGTTGGAGGGCATACAAATGTGTTTTTGAGCTAGACGCCAAGGAGGTAGTAGAGGCTATAAATGGAAGTAATGTTACCTCTTATTTTCATTTTATCATCGATGAATGTAAGGATGTTCTTTAA